One genomic region from Alteromonas pelagimontana encodes:
- a CDS encoding TonB-dependent receptor, with the protein MNTNSAWMKKRALAVAVASAGIATFPALAQMEGATLRGKIQSESAATQGVEVLARDTERGYVSETTSRKNGSFIFVGLKPGTYQVIVNGEVQEVTLRVGQSAKVNFSLDEVGAENVERITVSGSRMASFSGNEIGTNITPEMMERLPQNNRNFLAFADLAPGVQVNTGEDGSVSLRGGAQHQRNVNVFLDGVSQKDYVLKGGVTGQDSSRGNPFPQSAIGEYKVITQNYKAEYDQVGSTAITAVTRSGTNEFEGEVFFDYTDEGLREPEPNESEGKVRSMIRHSGVTLSGPILKDRLHFIAAFERKTINQPYDVVGGNGVDFVTLPEEYAAEIGRFTSNFEEDLFFGKVDWAINENQTMEFSAKIRDESDVSGFGGANAFSYGSNRQLQDNRYHLKHTYTANAWQNEFRITYEDSSWSPRATNLEIGRKLETAARQEIINIGGGGDYQEKGQKGWGVQNDFTWLDLEWHGYHVIKAGVKYKDIELSSIQQQPYNPQYYYNVQFNGEDTFGLVQPYRVSWGVPATDSVGGTVVADNRQLGLYIQDDWEVTDRLTLNIGVRWDYEETPSYKNYQTPEDLVAALQTWPNIENANYDIDDYISTGEERDYFTGAWQPRVGFSYIVDDDENHMVFGGYGRSYDRNQFDFVQLEQSAGSFTAATYLFQGDPDNPCNSADSNCIAWDPQYLTQAGLDGLVSDIEVKGERFLLNNDLKMPYSDQFSLGIRSIWGDWNTEISIARIESKNGFNWLLGNRREDGSFFEPGTNWGPPWASGVPGWGNLLLASNDGETRSNNVYFTLNRSHKEGWGMNLAYTFSDAKEYRVFSDAFALDYENLEDYGWKDSVGVPEHRVVVTGSYDLPWQISLTAKYTWSSRTFYEYTNCVNSNDCTYQRVKPGESDYQRFDLALSKDFTTNFITADSALWVRLDVQNLFNTSNYSNFYLNPELAEHEQPNYNSATNGGKRQLKLSVGWQF; encoded by the coding sequence ATGAACACAAACAGTGCGTGGATGAAAAAACGTGCTTTAGCGGTGGCGGTTGCGAGCGCCGGAATTGCCACCTTTCCTGCCTTAGCACAAATGGAAGGCGCAACACTTCGCGGTAAAATTCAAAGTGAATCGGCCGCAACACAGGGAGTGGAAGTGCTGGCCCGCGATACAGAACGCGGTTACGTAAGTGAAACCACTTCACGAAAAAACGGTTCATTTATTTTTGTCGGACTAAAGCCCGGCACCTACCAGGTTATTGTTAATGGCGAAGTACAGGAAGTCACGTTGCGAGTTGGGCAAAGCGCAAAGGTCAATTTTTCTCTTGATGAAGTGGGAGCGGAAAATGTAGAACGCATTACCGTTTCCGGATCGCGCATGGCAAGCTTTTCAGGTAATGAAATTGGCACCAATATCACCCCCGAGATGATGGAGCGCCTGCCGCAAAACAATCGTAACTTTCTGGCTTTTGCCGATTTAGCGCCGGGCGTGCAGGTGAATACAGGGGAAGATGGCAGCGTAAGCTTAAGAGGCGGCGCTCAGCACCAGCGCAACGTTAACGTATTTTTAGATGGCGTCAGTCAGAAAGATTACGTATTAAAAGGTGGTGTCACAGGACAGGATTCCAGCCGGGGTAATCCGTTTCCGCAAAGCGCGATTGGCGAATACAAAGTTATTACGCAAAACTACAAAGCTGAATACGATCAAGTGGGCAGCACTGCGATTACCGCCGTGACTCGGTCGGGCACCAATGAGTTTGAAGGCGAAGTTTTCTTCGATTATACCGACGAGGGGCTACGGGAGCCTGAACCAAACGAAAGTGAGGGTAAAGTGCGGTCGATGATCCGCCACAGCGGTGTCACACTGTCTGGCCCCATATTAAAAGACCGGCTGCACTTTATAGCGGCGTTTGAACGTAAAACCATTAATCAGCCCTATGATGTAGTAGGTGGCAATGGCGTTGATTTTGTTACCTTACCCGAAGAGTATGCCGCAGAAATCGGTCGCTTTACCTCCAACTTTGAAGAAGACCTGTTTTTTGGCAAAGTCGACTGGGCGATCAATGAAAATCAGACAATGGAATTTTCCGCAAAAATCCGGGATGAATCGGATGTGTCTGGCTTTGGTGGTGCTAACGCCTTTTCCTACGGCTCTAACCGTCAGTTACAAGATAATCGCTATCACCTTAAACATACTTATACTGCAAATGCGTGGCAAAATGAATTTCGCATCACCTACGAAGATTCTTCCTGGAGTCCACGGGCAACCAATTTAGAAATTGGACGAAAACTCGAAACTGCGGCGCGGCAGGAAATTATTAACATTGGCGGTGGCGGAGATTATCAGGAAAAAGGCCAGAAAGGCTGGGGAGTGCAGAACGATTTCACCTGGCTTGATTTAGAATGGCACGGTTATCACGTAATCAAAGCTGGAGTAAAATACAAAGATATTGAATTAAGCAGCATTCAGCAGCAGCCTTACAACCCGCAGTATTACTACAATGTGCAATTTAATGGTGAAGATACCTTCGGCCTTGTGCAGCCTTATCGGGTAAGCTGGGGAGTGCCCGCGACCGATTCAGTCGGTGGCACAGTGGTGGCAGATAACCGGCAGCTAGGGCTGTATATTCAGGATGATTGGGAAGTGACTGATCGCCTGACCCTCAATATTGGCGTAAGGTGGGATTACGAAGAAACGCCCAGCTATAAGAATTACCAGACACCAGAGGATCTGGTTGCCGCATTACAAACATGGCCGAATATTGAAAACGCCAACTATGATATTGATGACTACATTAGCACCGGTGAAGAGCGAGACTATTTCACCGGCGCATGGCAGCCTCGGGTCGGGTTTAGCTACATTGTAGATGACGACGAAAATCATATGGTGTTTGGGGGCTATGGTCGCTCCTACGATCGTAATCAGTTTGACTTTGTACAGCTTGAACAAAGCGCAGGCTCCTTTACCGCGGCCACATACCTTTTTCAAGGCGACCCTGATAATCCTTGTAACTCAGCAGACAGCAACTGTATTGCCTGGGATCCGCAATATCTCACCCAAGCCGGTCTTGACGGATTAGTGTCTGACATTGAGGTAAAAGGAGAGCGTTTCCTGTTAAATAACGATCTCAAAATGCCTTATTCTGACCAGTTCAGTTTAGGCATTCGCAGCATATGGGGAGACTGGAATACGGAAATCAGTATAGCCCGTATTGAAAGCAAAAATGGTTTCAATTGGCTGCTGGGAAACAGGCGCGAAGACGGAAGCTTCTTTGAACCAGGCACGAATTGGGGCCCGCCATGGGCCAGCGGGGTTCCGGGGTGGGGTAACTTGTTGCTGGCATCCAATGACGGCGAAACGCGCAGCAATAATGTGTACTTCACGCTGAACCGGTCGCACAAAGAAGGTTGGGGGATGAACCTCGCTTATACATTCAGTGATGCCAAAGAGTATCGCGTTTTCAGCGATGCGTTTGCGCTGGATTATGAAAACCTGGAAGATTATGGCTGGAAAGATTCAGTGGGGGTGCCGGAGCATCGGGTGGTTGTTACCGGTTCCTATGATTTGCCGTGGCAAATCTCACTTACCGCCAAGTACACCTGGTCGTCACGCACGTTCTATGAATACACCAATTGCGTGAATAGTAACGACTGCACCTATCAGCGGGTTAAACCCGGCGAAAGTGATTATCAGCGGTTTGATCTTGCCCTCAGCAAGGATTTTACCACCAATTTTATTACGGCTGACTCAGCACTTTGGGTGAGACTGGATGTTCAGAACTTATTCAA